A single Muntiacus reevesi chromosome 9, mMunRee1.1, whole genome shotgun sequence DNA region contains:
- the NLRX1 gene encoding NLR family member X1 isoform X2 has protein sequence MRWGCHLPRASWSPGLGRVLQPDERIPFLIHWNWPLKGEGPLGSPRAFIRHNGSSVGNGPSSGRHEQLFRGIAASEAIQRHRRNLAEWFSRLPREERQFGPTFALDTVHVDPVIRESTPDELLRPQAELALERQPPSAGLPPLALSQLFDPDACGRRVQTVVLYGTVGTGKSTLVRKMVLDWCYGRLPAFELLIPFSCEDLSSLGPAPTSLCQLVAQRYTPLKEILPLMATAGSRLLFVLHGLEHLNLNFSLASTGLCSDLEKPEVPAAIIVNLLRKYMLPEASILVTTRSSAISRIPSKYVGRYGEICGFSDTNLQKLYFQLRLNQPDCGPGAGGVSVTPAQRDHLVQMLTRNLEGHHQISAACFLPSYCWLVCATLHFLHAPTPAGQTLTSIYTSFLRLNFSGEMLVSTDPSKLSLMAYAARTMGKLAYEGVSSRKTYFSEEDVRGCLEAGIQTEEEFQLLHVFRRDALRFFLAPCVEPGHEGAFVFTVPAMQEYLAALYIVLGLRKTTLQRVGKEVAELVGRVGEDVSLVLGIVAKLLPFRALPLLLNLLKVVPRVFGRVVGKSREAVAQAMVLEMFREEDYYNDDVLDQMGASILGVEGPRRHPDEPPDDEVFELFPMFMGGLLSAHNRAVLAQLGCPIKTLDALENAQAIKKKLGKLGRQALPPSELLDHLFFHYEFQNQRFSAEVLGSLRQLNLAGVRMTPLKCTVVAAVLGSGRHALDEVNLASCQLDPAGLRTLTPVFLRARKLGLQLNSLGPEACRDLRDLLLHDQCQVTTLRLSNNPLTAAGVALLLEGLAGNTSLKHLSLLHTGLGDEGLELLAAQLDRNQQLQELNVAYNGAGDTAALALAKAAWKHPSLELLHLYFNELSSECRQALRDLGSAAEGGARVVVSLTEGTAVSEYWSVILSEVQRNLNSWDRSRVRRHLELLLRDLEDNRGATLNPWRKAQLLRVEGEVRALLEQLGGPGS, from the exons ATGAGGTGGGGCTGCCATTTGCCCAGGGCCTCTtggagccctggtctgggaagagtacTTCAGCCAG ATGAACGTATCCCCTTCCTGATTCACTGGAATTGGCCCCTTAAAGGGGAGGGCCCTCTTGGGTCCCCGAG GGCCTTCATACGCCACAATGGAAGCTCAGTGGGCAACGGTCCTTCATCCGGGAGGCACGAACAGTTGTTCCGGGGCATTGCTGCATCTG AAGCTATCCAGCGGCACCGCCGCAACCTGGCCGAGTGGTTCAGTCGGCTGCCCAGGGAAGAGCGCCAGTTCGGCCCGACCTTTGCACTAGACACAGTCCATGTAGACCCTGTGATCCGTGAGAGCACCCCTGATGAGCTGCTGCGCCCACAGGCTGAACTGGCCCTGGAGCGCCAGCCACCCTCTGCTGGCCTCCCCCCGCTAGCCCTGTCTCAGCTCTTTGACCCAGATGCCTGTGGGCGTCGGGTGCAGACGGTGGTGCTTTACGGAACCGTGGGCACAGGCAAGAGCACGCTGGTGCGCAAGATGGTCCTGGACTGGTGTTATGGGCGGCTGCCAGCCTTCGAACtgctcatccccttctcctgcgaGGACCTGTCATCCTTGGGCCCTGCTCCCACCTCCTTGTGCCAACTTGTAGCCCAGCGCTACACACCCCTGAAGGAGATTCTGCCTCTGATGGCCACTGCCGGCTCCCGCCTGCTATTTGTGCTCCACGGCTTGGAGCATCTCAACCTCAATTTCTCACTGGCCAGCACAGGGCTTTGCAGTGACCTTGAGAAGCCAGAGGTGCCAGCTGCCATCATCGTCAACCTGTTGCGCAAATACATGTTGCCCGAG GCCAGCATTCTGGTGACCACCCGGTCCTCTGCAATCAGCCGCATCCCCAGCAAGTACGTGGGCCGCTATGGCGAGATCTGTGGCTTCTCCGATACCAACCTCCAGAAGCTCTACTTCCAGCTCCGCCTCAACCAGCCAGACTGCGGGCCTGGAGCCGGGGGGGTGTCGGTCACGCCAGCTCAGCGCGACCACCTGGTGCAGATGCTGACCCGGAACCTGGAGGGACACCACCAGATCTCTGCTGCCTGCTTCCTGCCCTCCTACTGTTGGCTCGTCTGTGCCACCCTGCACTTCCTGCATGCCCCCACGCCGGCCGGCCAGACCCTCACAAGCATCTACACCAGCTTCCTGCGTCTTAACTTCAGTGGGGAGATGCTGGTCAGCACTGACCCCTCCAAGTTATCCCTGATGGCCTATGCAGCTCGAACCATGGGCAAGCTGGCCTATGAGGGGGTGTCCTCCCGCAAGACCTACTTCTCTGAAGAGGACGTGCGTGGCTGCCTGGAAGCCGGCATCCAGACAGAAGAGGAGTTTCAGCTGCTGCACGTTTTCCGCCGAGATGCCCTGCGGTTTTTTCTGGCCCCGTGCGTGGAGCCAGGACACGAGGGTGCCTTCGTGTTCACCGTGCCCGCCATGCAGGAATACCTGGCTGCCCTCTACATCGTGCTGGGTTTGCGGAAGACGACGCTGCAGCGGGTGGGCAAGGAAGTGGCCGAGCTCGTGGGCCGTGTCGGGGAGGATGTCAGCCTGGTCCTGGGCATCGTGGCCAAGCTGCTGCCCTTTCGGGCCCTGCCGCTGCTCCTCAACCTTCTCAAG GTGGTTCCACGAGTGTTTGGGCGCGTGGTGGGTAAGAGCCGTGAGGCAGTGGCCCAGGCCATGGTGCTGGAGATGTTCCGAGAGGAGGACTACTACAACGACGATGTCCTAGACCAGATGGGTGCTAGTATCCTGGGCGTCGAAGGTCCCCGGCGCCACCCGGACGAGCCTCCAGATGATGAAGTCTTTGAGCTTTTCCCCATGTTCATGGGCGGGCTTCTGTCTGCCCACAACCGGGCAGTGCTGGCTCAACTTGGCTGCCCCATAAAGACCCTGGATGCCCTGGAGAATGCCCAGGCCATCAAGAAGAAGCTGGGCAAGCTGGGCCGGCAGGCGCTGCCCCCCTCGGAGCTCCTGGACCACCTCTTCTTCCACTACGAGTTCCAGAATCAGCGCTTCTCTGCCGAGGTGCTTGGCTCTCTGCGCCAGCTCAACCTGGCGGGCGTGCGCATGACACCCCTCAAGTGCACGGTGGTGGCAGCTGTCCTGGGCAGTGGAAGGCACGCCCTGGATGAGGTGAACTTGGCCTCCTGCCAGCTGGATCCTGCTGGGTTGCGCACGCTCACGCCTGTCTTCCTGCGTGCCCGGAAGCTGGG GTTGCAGCTCAACAGCCTGGGCCCCGAGGCCTGCAGGGACCTCCGAGACCTGCTGCTACATGACCAGTGCCAAGTGACCACCCTGCG GCTGTCCAACAACCCACTGACGGCGGCGGGCGTGGCCCTGCTGCTGGAGGGGCTGGCGGGAAATACCTCCCTGAAACACCTGTCTCTACTGCACACGGGCCTTGGGGATGAGGGCCTAGAGCTGCTGGCTGCCCAGCTGGACCGAAACCAGCAGCTCCAGGAGCTGAACGTGGCCTACAACGGTGCTGGTGACACGGCGGCCCTGGCCTTAGCCAAGGCTGCCTGGAAGCACCCTTCCTTGGAGCTGCTGCA TCTCTACTTCAACGAGCTGAGCTCAGAGTGCCGCCAGGCCCTGCGGGACTTGGGGAGCGCTGCAGAGGGCGGTGCCCGGGTCGTGGTGTCGCTTACGGAGGGGACAGCAGTGTCTGAGTACTGGTCCGTGATCCTGAGTGAAGTCCAGCGGAACCTCAACAGCTGGGATCGGAGCCGGGTCCGGCGCCACCTGGAGCTGCTGCTGAGGGATCTGGAAGACAACCGAGGCGCCACCCTTAATCCCTGGCGGAAGGCCCAGCTGCTGCGGGTGGAGGGCGAGGTCAGGGCCCTCCTGGAGCAGCTGGGCGGCCCTGGAAGCTGA
- the NHERF4 gene encoding Na(+)/H(+) exchange regulatory cofactor NHE-RF4 isoform X1, which translates to MEAAADLQDTASLALKFEFNPKLGIDNPVLSLAEDYDPSDLWSLERPRFYLLNKEEGRTFGFHLQQQPGRAGHVVCRVEPGSSAQRQGLREGDWILGVNNHVVEHEDYLMVIRRIRASGPRVLLTVLAQHVHEVAQAQRGNNAHLCPPLGQGVRPRLCHIVKDEGGFGFSVTQGHRGPFWLVLSTGGAAERAGVPPGARLLEVNGVSVEKLTHNQLNRKLWQSGKQVTLLVAGPEVEEQCRQLGMPLAAPLAEGWALPTKPRCLHLEKGPQGFGFVLREEKGLDGRLGQFLWEVDPGLPAEKAGMQAGDRLVAVAGESVEGLGHEETVSKIRAQGSRVSLIVVDPKADRFFSMVRLSPLLFLESTEAPDSPRGSGSASVVESKNPPVEDTTVAPVPGNFRRCFLYPGPGGGYGFRLSCVASKPGLFISQVTLGGSAAQAGLQTGDMILEVNGYPMGGDNDLKRLQQLAEAKPPLCLKLAARSQQGLEAWIPPGSREDGVLASDLL; encoded by the exons ATGGAGGCAGCTGCAG ATCTTCAGGACACAGCTTCCTTGGCCCT GAAGTTTGAGTTTAACCCAAAGCTGGGCATTGATAATCCTGTCCTCTCCCTGGCTGAAGACTACGACCCTTCTG ATCTCTGGAGCCTGGAACGGCCTCGCTTCTACCTGCTGAATAAAGAGGAGGGCAGGACTTTTGGCTTCCACCTGCAGCAGCAGCCGGGCAGGGCTGGGCATGTGGTGTGCAGGGTGGAGCCAGGCTCTTCCGCCCAGCGCCAGGGTCTTCGAGAAGGGGACTGGATCCTAGGGGTGAACAACCACGTCGTGGAACATGAAGATTATTTGATG GTGATACGCCGGATCCGGGCCAGCGGGCCTCGGGTGTTGCTGACAGTCTTGGCGCAGCACGTGCACGAGGTGGCCCAAGCTCAGCGGGGAAACAATGCCCACCTCTGTCCCCCTCTCGGCCAGGGGGTCCGGCCTCGGCTGTGCCACATAGTGAAAGACGAGGGCGGCTTTGGCTTCAGTGTCACCCAAG GACATCGGGGTCCTTTCTGGCTAGTGCTGAGCACTGGAGGAGCAGCTGAGCGGGCAGGAGTGCCCCCTGGGGCCCGGCTGCTAGAAGTGAATGGGGTCAGTGTGGAAAAGCTCACGCATAACCAACTCAACAGGAAG CTCTGGCAGAGTGGCAAGCAGGTGACCCTGCTGGTGGCAGGGCCAGAGGTGGAGGAACAGTGTCGCCAGCTGGGAATGCCCCTGGCTGCGCCTCTGGCAGAGGGCTGGGCACTGCCCACCAAGCCCCGCTGTCTGCATCTCGAGAAAGGGCCCCAGGGCTTCGGGTTCGTGCTCCGGGAGGAGAAGGGCCTTGACGGTCGCCTCG GTCAGTTCCTATGGGAGGTGGACCCAGGACTGCCAGCGGAGAAGGCCGGGATGCAGGCTGGGGACCGGCTGGTGGCTGTGGCTGGGGAGAGCGTGGAGGGGCTGGGCCACGAGGAGACAGTGTCCAAGATCCGGGCGCAGGGCTCCCGTGTCTCCCTCATTGTCGTCGACCCCAAGGCTGACCGCTTCTTCAGCATG GTTCGCTTGTCTCCCCTCCTCTTCTTGGAGAGCACAGAGGCTCCTGACTCTCCCCGGGGTAGTGGCTCAGCTTCTGTGGTTGAGAGCAAGAACCCACCTGTCGAAGACACAACAGTGGCTCCTGTCCCAGGCAACTTCCGCCGGTGCTTCCTGTACCCTGGGCCTGGTGGTGGCTACGGCTTCCGACTCAGCTGTGTGGCCAGCAAGCCTGGTCTCTTCATCTCCCAG GTGACCCTAGGAGGCTCCGCTGCCCAGGCCGGGCTGCAGACAGGAGACATGATTCTGGAGGTGAATGGGTATCCCATGGGTGGAGACAATGACCTGAAAAGACTTCAGCAGCTGGCTGAGGCAAAGCCACCCCTGTGCCTGAAGTTGGCAGCCAGATCTCAGCAGGGCTTGGAAGCCTGGATTCCCCCAGGGTCTAGAGAG GACGGGGTTCTGGCCTCAGATCTGCTGTAG
- the NHERF4 gene encoding Na(+)/H(+) exchange regulatory cofactor NHE-RF4 isoform X2, translated as MEAAADLQDTASLALKFEFNPKLGIDNPVLSLAEDYDPSDLWSLERPRFYLLNKEEGRTFGFHLQQQPGRAGHVVCRVEPGSSAQRQGLREGDWILGVNNHVVEHEDYLMVIRRIRASGPRVLLTVLAQHVHEVAQAQRGNNAHLCPPLGQGVRPRLCHIVKDEGGFGFSVTQVLSTGGAAERAGVPPGARLLEVNGVSVEKLTHNQLNRKLWQSGKQVTLLVAGPEVEEQCRQLGMPLAAPLAEGWALPTKPRCLHLEKGPQGFGFVLREEKGLDGRLGQFLWEVDPGLPAEKAGMQAGDRLVAVAGESVEGLGHEETVSKIRAQGSRVSLIVVDPKADRFFSMVRLSPLLFLESTEAPDSPRGSGSASVVESKNPPVEDTTVAPVPGNFRRCFLYPGPGGGYGFRLSCVASKPGLFISQVTLGGSAAQAGLQTGDMILEVNGYPMGGDNDLKRLQQLAEAKPPLCLKLAARSQQGLEAWIPPGSREDGVLASDLL; from the exons ATGGAGGCAGCTGCAG ATCTTCAGGACACAGCTTCCTTGGCCCT GAAGTTTGAGTTTAACCCAAAGCTGGGCATTGATAATCCTGTCCTCTCCCTGGCTGAAGACTACGACCCTTCTG ATCTCTGGAGCCTGGAACGGCCTCGCTTCTACCTGCTGAATAAAGAGGAGGGCAGGACTTTTGGCTTCCACCTGCAGCAGCAGCCGGGCAGGGCTGGGCATGTGGTGTGCAGGGTGGAGCCAGGCTCTTCCGCCCAGCGCCAGGGTCTTCGAGAAGGGGACTGGATCCTAGGGGTGAACAACCACGTCGTGGAACATGAAGATTATTTGATG GTGATACGCCGGATCCGGGCCAGCGGGCCTCGGGTGTTGCTGACAGTCTTGGCGCAGCACGTGCACGAGGTGGCCCAAGCTCAGCGGGGAAACAATGCCCACCTCTGTCCCCCTCTCGGCCAGGGGGTCCGGCCTCGGCTGTGCCACATAGTGAAAGACGAGGGCGGCTTTGGCTTCAGTGTCACCCAAG TGCTGAGCACTGGAGGAGCAGCTGAGCGGGCAGGAGTGCCCCCTGGGGCCCGGCTGCTAGAAGTGAATGGGGTCAGTGTGGAAAAGCTCACGCATAACCAACTCAACAGGAAG CTCTGGCAGAGTGGCAAGCAGGTGACCCTGCTGGTGGCAGGGCCAGAGGTGGAGGAACAGTGTCGCCAGCTGGGAATGCCCCTGGCTGCGCCTCTGGCAGAGGGCTGGGCACTGCCCACCAAGCCCCGCTGTCTGCATCTCGAGAAAGGGCCCCAGGGCTTCGGGTTCGTGCTCCGGGAGGAGAAGGGCCTTGACGGTCGCCTCG GTCAGTTCCTATGGGAGGTGGACCCAGGACTGCCAGCGGAGAAGGCCGGGATGCAGGCTGGGGACCGGCTGGTGGCTGTGGCTGGGGAGAGCGTGGAGGGGCTGGGCCACGAGGAGACAGTGTCCAAGATCCGGGCGCAGGGCTCCCGTGTCTCCCTCATTGTCGTCGACCCCAAGGCTGACCGCTTCTTCAGCATG GTTCGCTTGTCTCCCCTCCTCTTCTTGGAGAGCACAGAGGCTCCTGACTCTCCCCGGGGTAGTGGCTCAGCTTCTGTGGTTGAGAGCAAGAACCCACCTGTCGAAGACACAACAGTGGCTCCTGTCCCAGGCAACTTCCGCCGGTGCTTCCTGTACCCTGGGCCTGGTGGTGGCTACGGCTTCCGACTCAGCTGTGTGGCCAGCAAGCCTGGTCTCTTCATCTCCCAG GTGACCCTAGGAGGCTCCGCTGCCCAGGCCGGGCTGCAGACAGGAGACATGATTCTGGAGGTGAATGGGTATCCCATGGGTGGAGACAATGACCTGAAAAGACTTCAGCAGCTGGCTGAGGCAAAGCCACCCCTGTGCCTGAAGTTGGCAGCCAGATCTCAGCAGGGCTTGGAAGCCTGGATTCCCCCAGGGTCTAGAGAG GACGGGGTTCTGGCCTCAGATCTGCTGTAG
- the DRC12 gene encoding dynein regulatory complex protein 12 yields MPPKTKQKGTKAGAQKKKRNAGADVEAKSMLRLALLEKEVLQDRLALQRDEARRAKASEDQLKQRIRDLEAELEGARSEGKAIYAEMSRQCRSLQAAMQSRSRQLEEEVKGLREQLELCQREAETAQREAKQALGERDRTLAQLRAHVADMEAKYEEVLHDSLDRLLAKLRAVKPQWDGAVLRLHARFKEQLRQFGLNPLDL; encoded by the exons ATGCCACCTAAGACCAAACAAAAAGGGACAAAAGCTGGggcccagaagaagaaaaggaatgcaGGTGCTG ATGTGGAGGCCAAATCCATGCTCAGACTGGCGCTGCTGGAAAAGGAGGTGCTCCAAGACCGCTTGG CTCTGCAGAGGGATGAAGCCCGCCGAGCCAAGGCTTCTGAAGACCAGCTGAAGCAGAGGATCAGAGACCTGGAGGCTGAACTGGAGGGGGCCCGGAGCGAAGGGAAGGCCATATATGCAG AGATGAGTCGTCAGTGCCGGAGCCTTCAGGCGGCAATGCAGAGTCGCAGCAGGCAGCTGGAGGAAGAAGTGAAGGGCCTGCGCGAGCAGTTag AATTGTGCCAGAGGGAGGCTGAGACTGCACAGAGGGAGGCCAAGCAGGCCCTGGGAGAGCGGGACCGGACTCTGGCTCAGCTTCGGGCCCACGTGGCAGACATGGAGGCCAAGTATGAGGAAGTCTTACAT GACAGCCTGGACCGGCTCCTGGCTAAGCTGAGAGCTGTGAAGCCTCAGTGGGACGGGGCTGTGCTGAGACTCCACGCCAGGTTCAAGGAGCAGCTCCGCCAGTTTGGACTCAACCCCCTGGATCTTTGA
- the NLRX1 gene encoding NLR family member X1 isoform X1: MRWGCHLPRASWSPGLGRVLQPADERIPFLIHWNWPLKGEGPLGSPRAFIRHNGSSVGNGPSSGRHEQLFRGIAASEAIQRHRRNLAEWFSRLPREERQFGPTFALDTVHVDPVIRESTPDELLRPQAELALERQPPSAGLPPLALSQLFDPDACGRRVQTVVLYGTVGTGKSTLVRKMVLDWCYGRLPAFELLIPFSCEDLSSLGPAPTSLCQLVAQRYTPLKEILPLMATAGSRLLFVLHGLEHLNLNFSLASTGLCSDLEKPEVPAAIIVNLLRKYMLPEASILVTTRSSAISRIPSKYVGRYGEICGFSDTNLQKLYFQLRLNQPDCGPGAGGVSVTPAQRDHLVQMLTRNLEGHHQISAACFLPSYCWLVCATLHFLHAPTPAGQTLTSIYTSFLRLNFSGEMLVSTDPSKLSLMAYAARTMGKLAYEGVSSRKTYFSEEDVRGCLEAGIQTEEEFQLLHVFRRDALRFFLAPCVEPGHEGAFVFTVPAMQEYLAALYIVLGLRKTTLQRVGKEVAELVGRVGEDVSLVLGIVAKLLPFRALPLLLNLLKVVPRVFGRVVGKSREAVAQAMVLEMFREEDYYNDDVLDQMGASILGVEGPRRHPDEPPDDEVFELFPMFMGGLLSAHNRAVLAQLGCPIKTLDALENAQAIKKKLGKLGRQALPPSELLDHLFFHYEFQNQRFSAEVLGSLRQLNLAGVRMTPLKCTVVAAVLGSGRHALDEVNLASCQLDPAGLRTLTPVFLRARKLGLQLNSLGPEACRDLRDLLLHDQCQVTTLRLSNNPLTAAGVALLLEGLAGNTSLKHLSLLHTGLGDEGLELLAAQLDRNQQLQELNVAYNGAGDTAALALAKAAWKHPSLELLHLYFNELSSECRQALRDLGSAAEGGARVVVSLTEGTAVSEYWSVILSEVQRNLNSWDRSRVRRHLELLLRDLEDNRGATLNPWRKAQLLRVEGEVRALLEQLGGPGS; this comes from the exons ATGAGGTGGGGCTGCCATTTGCCCAGGGCCTCTtggagccctggtctgggaagagtacTTCAGCCAGCAG ATGAACGTATCCCCTTCCTGATTCACTGGAATTGGCCCCTTAAAGGGGAGGGCCCTCTTGGGTCCCCGAG GGCCTTCATACGCCACAATGGAAGCTCAGTGGGCAACGGTCCTTCATCCGGGAGGCACGAACAGTTGTTCCGGGGCATTGCTGCATCTG AAGCTATCCAGCGGCACCGCCGCAACCTGGCCGAGTGGTTCAGTCGGCTGCCCAGGGAAGAGCGCCAGTTCGGCCCGACCTTTGCACTAGACACAGTCCATGTAGACCCTGTGATCCGTGAGAGCACCCCTGATGAGCTGCTGCGCCCACAGGCTGAACTGGCCCTGGAGCGCCAGCCACCCTCTGCTGGCCTCCCCCCGCTAGCCCTGTCTCAGCTCTTTGACCCAGATGCCTGTGGGCGTCGGGTGCAGACGGTGGTGCTTTACGGAACCGTGGGCACAGGCAAGAGCACGCTGGTGCGCAAGATGGTCCTGGACTGGTGTTATGGGCGGCTGCCAGCCTTCGAACtgctcatccccttctcctgcgaGGACCTGTCATCCTTGGGCCCTGCTCCCACCTCCTTGTGCCAACTTGTAGCCCAGCGCTACACACCCCTGAAGGAGATTCTGCCTCTGATGGCCACTGCCGGCTCCCGCCTGCTATTTGTGCTCCACGGCTTGGAGCATCTCAACCTCAATTTCTCACTGGCCAGCACAGGGCTTTGCAGTGACCTTGAGAAGCCAGAGGTGCCAGCTGCCATCATCGTCAACCTGTTGCGCAAATACATGTTGCCCGAG GCCAGCATTCTGGTGACCACCCGGTCCTCTGCAATCAGCCGCATCCCCAGCAAGTACGTGGGCCGCTATGGCGAGATCTGTGGCTTCTCCGATACCAACCTCCAGAAGCTCTACTTCCAGCTCCGCCTCAACCAGCCAGACTGCGGGCCTGGAGCCGGGGGGGTGTCGGTCACGCCAGCTCAGCGCGACCACCTGGTGCAGATGCTGACCCGGAACCTGGAGGGACACCACCAGATCTCTGCTGCCTGCTTCCTGCCCTCCTACTGTTGGCTCGTCTGTGCCACCCTGCACTTCCTGCATGCCCCCACGCCGGCCGGCCAGACCCTCACAAGCATCTACACCAGCTTCCTGCGTCTTAACTTCAGTGGGGAGATGCTGGTCAGCACTGACCCCTCCAAGTTATCCCTGATGGCCTATGCAGCTCGAACCATGGGCAAGCTGGCCTATGAGGGGGTGTCCTCCCGCAAGACCTACTTCTCTGAAGAGGACGTGCGTGGCTGCCTGGAAGCCGGCATCCAGACAGAAGAGGAGTTTCAGCTGCTGCACGTTTTCCGCCGAGATGCCCTGCGGTTTTTTCTGGCCCCGTGCGTGGAGCCAGGACACGAGGGTGCCTTCGTGTTCACCGTGCCCGCCATGCAGGAATACCTGGCTGCCCTCTACATCGTGCTGGGTTTGCGGAAGACGACGCTGCAGCGGGTGGGCAAGGAAGTGGCCGAGCTCGTGGGCCGTGTCGGGGAGGATGTCAGCCTGGTCCTGGGCATCGTGGCCAAGCTGCTGCCCTTTCGGGCCCTGCCGCTGCTCCTCAACCTTCTCAAG GTGGTTCCACGAGTGTTTGGGCGCGTGGTGGGTAAGAGCCGTGAGGCAGTGGCCCAGGCCATGGTGCTGGAGATGTTCCGAGAGGAGGACTACTACAACGACGATGTCCTAGACCAGATGGGTGCTAGTATCCTGGGCGTCGAAGGTCCCCGGCGCCACCCGGACGAGCCTCCAGATGATGAAGTCTTTGAGCTTTTCCCCATGTTCATGGGCGGGCTTCTGTCTGCCCACAACCGGGCAGTGCTGGCTCAACTTGGCTGCCCCATAAAGACCCTGGATGCCCTGGAGAATGCCCAGGCCATCAAGAAGAAGCTGGGCAAGCTGGGCCGGCAGGCGCTGCCCCCCTCGGAGCTCCTGGACCACCTCTTCTTCCACTACGAGTTCCAGAATCAGCGCTTCTCTGCCGAGGTGCTTGGCTCTCTGCGCCAGCTCAACCTGGCGGGCGTGCGCATGACACCCCTCAAGTGCACGGTGGTGGCAGCTGTCCTGGGCAGTGGAAGGCACGCCCTGGATGAGGTGAACTTGGCCTCCTGCCAGCTGGATCCTGCTGGGTTGCGCACGCTCACGCCTGTCTTCCTGCGTGCCCGGAAGCTGGG GTTGCAGCTCAACAGCCTGGGCCCCGAGGCCTGCAGGGACCTCCGAGACCTGCTGCTACATGACCAGTGCCAAGTGACCACCCTGCG GCTGTCCAACAACCCACTGACGGCGGCGGGCGTGGCCCTGCTGCTGGAGGGGCTGGCGGGAAATACCTCCCTGAAACACCTGTCTCTACTGCACACGGGCCTTGGGGATGAGGGCCTAGAGCTGCTGGCTGCCCAGCTGGACCGAAACCAGCAGCTCCAGGAGCTGAACGTGGCCTACAACGGTGCTGGTGACACGGCGGCCCTGGCCTTAGCCAAGGCTGCCTGGAAGCACCCTTCCTTGGAGCTGCTGCA TCTCTACTTCAACGAGCTGAGCTCAGAGTGCCGCCAGGCCCTGCGGGACTTGGGGAGCGCTGCAGAGGGCGGTGCCCGGGTCGTGGTGTCGCTTACGGAGGGGACAGCAGTGTCTGAGTACTGGTCCGTGATCCTGAGTGAAGTCCAGCGGAACCTCAACAGCTGGGATCGGAGCCGGGTCCGGCGCCACCTGGAGCTGCTGCTGAGGGATCTGGAAGACAACCGAGGCGCCACCCTTAATCCCTGGCGGAAGGCCCAGCTGCTGCGGGTGGAGGGCGAGGTCAGGGCCCTCCTGGAGCAGCTGGGCGGCCCTGGAAGCTGA